The proteins below come from a single Saccharophagus degradans 2-40 genomic window:
- a CDS encoding S8 family peptidase → MVVKARRGIDAKALINISPHIINPVTIFEMQYSKYWLVGISDVNLLGIVITELESHAGIELVQPDLLQISRKTSRADISREKKIDEHYFSALGLGAESARGRGVNVAVIDDGVDLAHPALAKTDVRFSYDTESRSLMAKPVLIEDTHGTKVAGVIFSRSDTFSGLAPNASLISIRQPSSWTSETLLSFYLAKLNNADVINCSWHTQLLLEPIADVVNDLAAFGRQGRGAVVVFAAGNDGVVIGPGMTEASIDSAFVVGASDIYGRPKKFSNTGKSVDFYVYGGRYKTTAVEGGDTYFSGTSLSAAIVSGLTASLLSDNPELSLSQISKKLSALSKVND, encoded by the coding sequence TTGGTTGTTAAGGCTAGGCGAGGTATAGACGCCAAGGCGTTGATCAATATTAGCCCGCATATTATTAACCCAGTAACTATATTTGAAATGCAATATAGTAAATATTGGTTGGTAGGAATAAGCGATGTAAATCTACTTGGTATTGTTATTACTGAATTAGAAAGCCATGCAGGAATAGAGCTTGTTCAGCCTGATTTACTGCAAATTTCCAGAAAAACGAGTAGGGCTGATATATCTAGAGAGAAGAAAATAGATGAACATTATTTTAGCGCGCTAGGATTGGGCGCGGAAAGTGCGCGTGGACGTGGAGTAAACGTTGCCGTTATTGATGATGGTGTTGACCTTGCTCACCCTGCTTTAGCTAAAACAGATGTGCGTTTTTCTTATGATACAGAGTCTCGGTCGTTAATGGCTAAACCCGTTTTAATTGAGGATACGCACGGTACAAAAGTGGCAGGGGTCATTTTTTCTCGCTCAGATACGTTCTCTGGATTGGCGCCTAACGCTAGCTTGATATCAATACGTCAACCCAGCTCTTGGACATCTGAGACTTTGCTAAGTTTTTACTTGGCAAAACTCAATAATGCCGATGTTATAAATTGTAGCTGGCACACTCAATTATTATTAGAGCCGATAGCTGATGTCGTTAATGATTTGGCTGCTTTTGGCAGGCAAGGTAGAGGAGCTGTTGTTGTATTTGCTGCAGGTAATGACGGTGTGGTTATTGGTCCTGGTATGACCGAGGCAAGTATTGATTCCGCATTTGTAGTGGGTGCAAGTGATATTTACGGGCGGCCTAAAAAGTTTTCCAACACAGGAAAGTCGGTTGATTTTTATGTTTACGGTGGTCGTTACAAAACCACCGCTGTAGAGGGTGGGGATACCTATTTTTCAGGTACTTCGCTTTCTGCTGCAATAGTTTCTGGTTTAACCGCAAGTTTGTTGTCTGATAACCCTGAATTATCTTTATCACAAATATCTAAAAAACTAAGCGCACTTTCAAAGGTTAATGATTAA
- a CDS encoding TIGR03032 family protein: MSLSAEKIPKEDEMTIGGRLSDEMDFGCEYSANLPKIFQSLNISLAFTSYQAGRLMLVRSDSESLDVNFKSFVRPMGLTATENGFTLGVYTQVIQFHREDGLINKLKMPLQRIEDDVTAKKVAATPEEQISLNVGKGFSDEDNKKIKEEKEAFDEYQNKLYEPVDSRVDACFIVRSSHYTGMINIHDIEWGDEGLWVVNSSFSCVSTLDPNYSFVPRWKPPFISDLAPEDRCHLNGMTLKDGKPAFVTTFSKFDTPNKWRKNTVFDGTLIDVSSNEIVVDGLAMPHSPRWHNGKVYYCNSGLGQLCCYDPNTRVNRVLAEVQGFTRGIDFVGNILILGLSKVRESTVEKPAPLSEKYAETFSGIWLFNLADNTEIGHVKFTGNVDQIYDVAVIPNCTFPEVIEANHPRVRNHFCFPSLQPI, encoded by the coding sequence ATGTCTTTATCTGCTGAAAAAATACCAAAAGAAGATGAAATGACGATTGGTGGTCGGTTGTCTGATGAAATGGATTTTGGGTGTGAGTATAGCGCTAATCTTCCTAAAATATTTCAATCATTAAATATCTCCTTGGCTTTTACATCTTACCAAGCTGGTCGTTTGATGTTAGTTCGAAGTGATAGTGAATCATTAGATGTAAATTTTAAAAGCTTTGTTAGGCCAATGGGGCTTACAGCAACAGAAAATGGGTTCACGCTGGGTGTGTATACACAAGTAATCCAATTTCATAGGGAAGATGGGCTTATCAATAAATTGAAAATGCCCTTGCAGCGAATTGAAGATGATGTGACCGCTAAGAAAGTGGCGGCAACACCGGAAGAGCAAATATCTTTGAATGTTGGTAAAGGGTTTTCTGATGAAGATAATAAAAAAATTAAGGAAGAGAAAGAGGCGTTTGATGAGTATCAAAATAAATTGTACGAACCTGTGGATAGCAGGGTAGATGCTTGTTTTATCGTGCGTTCTTCCCACTATACAGGAATGATTAATATCCACGATATTGAATGGGGCGATGAAGGGTTGTGGGTTGTCAATAGTAGCTTTTCTTGTGTGTCTACATTGGACCCGAATTACAGTTTTGTACCTCGTTGGAAGCCGCCTTTTATTTCAGATCTAGCTCCCGAAGATCGTTGTCATCTAAATGGAATGACATTGAAAGATGGTAAGCCAGCATTTGTTACTACATTTTCCAAGTTTGATACACCTAATAAATGGCGTAAAAATACGGTTTTCGATGGAACATTGATTGACGTTTCATCAAATGAAATCGTTGTGGATGGTTTGGCTATGCCCCATTCCCCTCGCTGGCATAACGGGAAAGTGTACTATTGTAACTCTGGGTTAGGACAGTTGTGTTGCTATGACCCTAATACTAGAGTTAACCGTGTTCTTGCTGAGGTTCAAGGGTTTACTCGCGGAATAGACTTTGTGGGGAATATTCTAATATTGGGCTTATCTAAAGTTCGTGAGAGTACAGTAGAAAAGCCGGCACCATTATCTGAAAAATATGCAGAAACATTTTCTGGTATTTGGCTATTTAATTTAGCTGATAATACAGAGATTGGGCATGTGAAGTTTACTGGTAATGTGGACCAAATATATGACGTTGCCGTTATCCCCAATTGTACATTTCCAGAAGTTATAGAGGCTAACCACCCTCGCGTTCGCAATCATTTTTGTTTTCCTAGCTTGCAGCCAATTTAG